In the genome of Chelmon rostratus isolate fCheRos1 chromosome 24, fCheRos1.pri, whole genome shotgun sequence, one region contains:
- the hpxb gene encoding hemopexin, whose translation MEHFTKILLLCLALAPTNGAPTHPHDAAADNGDTHATLPDRCEGIEFDAISPDEKGITFFFKGAHLWKGFHGPAQLSNESFKELDDIHHIGHVDAAFRMHNADNPDDHDHIYFFLDDKVFSYYNHTLEDGYPKEIQEDFPGVPTHLDAAVECPKGECMADSVLFFKGHDVHIYDITTKTVKTKTWSHLPACTSALRWLEHYYCFHGHNFTRFNPVSGEVSGTYPKDARNYFMKCPNFGHGGNSQAPKCSDVKIDAITTDDTGKTYFFAGPMYMRLDTHRDGLHAFPITRAWQEVTRGVDAVFSYTDKIYLIKNDQVYIYKATAHYTLVEGYPKSLKEELGVEGHVDAAFVCPNGHTVHIIQGQMIRDVDLTTTPRAVTRDLPMAMSDIDAALCSAEGINVFKGSQYYHYESAMALATSKSIPVAQNINSAMMGCQD comes from the exons ATGGAGCACTTCACCAAAATCCTGCTTCTGTGCTTAGCACTTGCCCCCACGAATGGAGCACCTAC GCACCCACATGATGCAGCAGCCGACA ATGGAGATACCCATGCCACTCTGCCAGACCGGTGTGAAGGTATTGAGTTTGATGCCATCAGTCCTGACGAGAAAGGAATCACCTTCTTCTTCAAAG GTGCTCACTTGTGGAAGGGTTTCCATGGTCCAGCTCAGCTCTCCAATGAATCCTTCAAGGAGCTTGATGATATCCATCACATCGGCCATGTCGACGCTGCCTTCCGCATGCACAACGCAGACAACCCAGATGACCACGATCACATCTATTTCTTCCTG GATGACAAGGTGTTCAGTTATTACAATCACACTCTGGAAGACGGGTATCCAAAAGAGATCCAGGAGGACTTCCCAGGAGTCCCCACACATCTGGATGCTGCTGTGGAGTGTCCCAAAGGAGAGTGCATGGCCGACTCAGTCCTGTTCTTCAAGG GACATGATGTTCACATTTATGATATTACcacaaagacagtgaagacCAAGACGTGGTcccacctgcctgcctgcacaTCTGCTTTACGCTGGCTGGAGCACTACTACTGTTTCCATGGACACAACTTCACCAGGTTCAACCCGGTATCCGGTGAGGTGAGCGGCACCTACCCAAAGGACGCCCGCAATTACTTCATGAAATGCCCCAATTTTG GTCATGGAGGCAATTCACAAGCCCCGAAATGCAGCGATGTTAAAATAGATGCCATCACTACTGATGATACAGGCAAAACTTATTTCTTTGCag GCCCCATGTACATGCGTCTGGACACCCATCGTGACGGCCTTCACGCCTTCCCAATCACCAGGGCGTGGCAGGAGGTGACCAGAGGAGTGGACGCTGTCTTTTCCTACACTGACAAAATCTACCTGATTAAG AATGATCAGGTGTACATCTATAAAGCAACTGCTCATTACACCCTGGTTGAAGGTTACCCTAAAAGCCTGAAGGAGGAGCTCGGAGTTGAAGGACATGTGGACGCTGCCTTTGTCTGTCCCAATGGACACACAGTTCATATAATCCAAG GGCAGATGATTCGGGATGTTGACCTGACCACCACACCCAGGGCCGTGACCCGAGATCTGCCCATGGCCATGTCCGACATTGATGCTGCTCTGTGCAGTGCAGAGGGAATTAATGTGTTCAAGGGCTCGCAATATTACCACTACGAGAGCGCCATGGCTCTGGCTACGAGCAAATCCATCCCTGTGGCTCAAAATATTAACTCAGCGATGATGGGATGTCAGGATTAG